One part of the Vicinamibacteria bacterium genome encodes these proteins:
- a CDS encoding Gfo/Idh/MocA family oxidoreductase, with protein MGMVGGGRDAFIGAVHRMAARLDGRIELVCGAFSSDPERSHASGRELLVRRTYGTYEEMLQNEKDLPEDERMELVSIVTPNHQHFPVARLALESGFHVICDKPLAMSLDEARRLEVLVVKSGLRFGVTYNYSGYPMVKEARARVAAGELGTIRRVVVEYPQGWLATRLESTGQKQAEWRTDPRRAGASCCVGDIGTHAAHLCEYVTGLRILEVASELSTFVEGRPLDDDASLLLRLEEGARGVLWASQIAIDEENGLNLRVYGESGSLAWRQEEPNSLL; from the coding sequence ATGGGGATGGTCGGCGGGGGCCGGGATGCCTTCATCGGTGCGGTGCATCGGATGGCGGCGCGGCTCGACGGGCGGATCGAGCTCGTCTGTGGCGCTTTCAGCTCGGATCCCGAGCGCTCCCACGCCTCGGGGAGAGAGCTGCTCGTCCGTCGCACCTACGGCACGTACGAGGAGATGCTCCAGAACGAGAAGGATTTACCCGAGGACGAGCGGATGGAGCTCGTGTCCATCGTGACGCCGAACCATCAACATTTTCCTGTTGCCCGATTGGCGCTCGAGTCGGGATTTCACGTCATCTGCGACAAGCCCCTCGCGATGAGCCTGGATGAGGCCAGACGGCTCGAAGTGCTCGTCGTGAAGAGCGGCCTCCGTTTTGGGGTCACGTACAACTACTCGGGCTACCCGATGGTCAAGGAAGCGAGGGCGCGGGTGGCAGCGGGGGAGCTCGGAACGATCCGGCGGGTGGTGGTCGAGTATCCCCAGGGCTGGCTTGCGACTCGGCTCGAATCGACGGGGCAGAAGCAAGCCGAATGGCGGACGGACCCGCGGCGAGCGGGAGCGAGCTGCTGTGTGGGCGATATCGGTACCCACGCCGCCCACCTCTGTGAGTACGTCACCGGGCTTCGGATTTTGGAAGTCGCTTCCGAGCTTTCGACATTCGTCGAGGGACGGCCTCTCGACGACGATGCGAGCTTGCTGCTTCGTCTCGAAGAGGGCGCGCGCGGGGTCCTCTGGGCGAGTCAGATCGCGATCGACGAGGAGAACGGCCTGAACCTCCGTGTGTATGGAGAATCGGGAAGCCTCGCGTGGCGACAGGAAGAGCCCAACTCGCTGCTC